One genomic window of Alkalispirochaeta americana includes the following:
- a CDS encoding PhoH family protein: MSDTTALVLSDGAMLQKICGANDRNIRHLEHLFAAPVRVRGNEMILDSPDETMQKRFVSLLSELQEQSRCGHEPDAGLIDAIHRNLDKNDQAGLEGMRKVSLEIPLARSRVFPRTAGQARVMESLQKKSLSFLIGPAGTGKTYLAVAHALRELLSKQKRKLVLTRPVVEAGESLGFLPGDLTQKISPYLRPLYDAIEDLIPADLLRRLEEQNMIEIAPLAYMRGRSLRDCYVILDEAQNTTREQMKMFLTRLGENTCAAITGDVTQVDLPRRVQSGLLHAAGILKDLDDISVIHLGREDVVRSVLVQNIIKAYDEERS; encoded by the coding sequence ATTTGGAACACCTCTTTGCCGCGCCTGTGCGGGTTCGCGGGAACGAGATGATCCTTGATAGTCCCGATGAGACGATGCAAAAGCGCTTCGTCTCGCTCCTGAGCGAGCTCCAGGAACAGAGCCGGTGTGGCCACGAGCCCGATGCCGGTTTAATCGATGCGATCCACCGCAATCTCGACAAAAACGACCAGGCTGGCCTGGAGGGTATGCGCAAGGTCTCCCTGGAGATTCCTCTGGCCAGGTCCAGAGTCTTTCCCAGGACAGCCGGACAAGCGCGGGTTATGGAAAGCCTTCAGAAAAAAAGCCTCTCTTTTCTGATCGGCCCCGCCGGTACCGGCAAAACCTATCTTGCCGTTGCCCACGCCCTTCGGGAGCTGCTTTCGAAGCAAAAACGCAAGCTGGTTCTGACGCGTCCTGTGGTCGAGGCGGGCGAGAGCCTTGGTTTTCTGCCGGGCGACTTGACTCAGAAGATCAGTCCCTACCTGAGGCCTCTCTACGACGCTATCGAGGATCTGATTCCGGCGGACCTGTTGCGGCGTCTGGAAGAGCAGAACATGATCGAGATTGCTCCTCTGGCATATATGCGGGGCCGCAGTCTGAGAGATTGCTACGTGATCCTCGACGAGGCCCAGAACACGACCCGGGAGCAGATGAAAATGTTTCTCACCCGGCTCGGGGAAAATACCTGCGCCGCCATAACCGGTGATGTAACCCAGGTGGATCTGCCGCGCCGGGTCCAGTCGGGGCTCCTTCACGCGGCGGGGATACTCAAAGACCTGGACGATATTTCTGTAATTCATCTTGGACGGGAGGACGTGGTTCGCAGTGTCCTGGTCCAGAATATTATCAAGGCCTACGATGAAGAAAGATCCTGA
- the ybeY gene encoding rRNA maturation RNase YbeY, translating to MKKDPDPDQASSETGVDIRTENLEPPPWIPALERYVLLVLKRLELTGREVSFLLTDDSFMQDLNRQYRSLDEPTDVLSFGGDDFDGGDPSGEVGFPPSGGDQELSGPAPALGDVVIDLPYVERQARRFSVPLEEELRRVTVHALLHLAGHTHETRDFSREPMLQLQEKLVCEIPETLF from the coding sequence ATGAAGAAAGATCCTGACCCGGACCAGGCCAGTTCGGAAACTGGCGTCGATATACGCACGGAGAATCTGGAGCCGCCACCCTGGATACCAGCTCTGGAGCGCTACGTTCTCCTGGTGCTGAAACGGCTGGAACTGACGGGGCGGGAGGTGTCTTTTCTGCTCACCGATGATTCCTTTATGCAAGATCTCAACAGGCAGTACCGATCGCTGGACGAGCCCACCGATGTGCTCTCCTTCGGTGGGGACGATTTTGATGGCGGCGATCCTTCCGGTGAAGTCGGTTTTCCTCCCTCCGGGGGCGATCAGGAGCTTTCGGGGCCCGCTCCGGCCCTGGGCGATGTGGTAATAGACCTTCCCTATGTGGAGCGCCAGGCCCGAAGATTTTCCGTCCCCCTGGAGGAAGAGCTGCGTCGGGTAACGGTCCACGCACTGCTGCACCTTGCCGGACATACCCACGAAACACGGGATTTTTCCCGGGAACCAATGCTACAACTTCAGGAGAAACTGGTGTGCGAAATTCCGGAGACGCTCTTTTGA